In Methanobrevibacter sp., the genomic window TTCTTTTAGGTTTACGACCATTGAAACGACGGGTTTTCCTTCTTCCACCACGTCTTACTCTGGTTCTTACTAATACGAAACCTTTTTTAGCTCTGTAACCTAAACTTCTAGCTCTGTCGAGTCTAGTTGGCCTTTCAATTCTTTGAACTGCTTTTTGCTTTCTCCATTTAGGAGCTCTTTCCCACATGAGTTCACGTACGTAGGACTCATCCGGGTTTTTCCATGCGTCTCTAATATATTTATACATAAATAACACCTTTTTGTTCAGCCACTAGGGCCACATCCATATGGGAACTTATCCCAAAAAAAGTATTTTAAACTGTTAAAAAATAACAGTAATAAAATATTTTATTTTGTTTATTTATAAATGTATCGCTAAAATAAACTAATTTTAAATAAATATATAAATTTATAAAAATAAAGATGATATCATGAAAATGCCTGACGAAATAGATTCAAAATTACTTGCACCATGCGGGATAAATTGCATCAGCTGTGAGAGATATCAAAATCCCTGCGCAGGATGCCTGATCAGTGACGACGGTAAAAGCAAGGCCAGCTTGAAATGCAAAATCAAATCCTGCTTTGATTCCAAAAACTTCAGCTATTGCGGACGCTGCAGTGAGTTTCCATGTCCCCTCATGAAAAAGCATTCCAAAAAATATCTAAAAAGACACAATTTGAATACACTGGACAGCGCCAAAAGAATTAAAACTACCGGCATCGGACGCATGATGGCACAGGATAGGGAAAGATGGTCATGCCCGAAATGCGGAGGAGTTGTGAAATTCCAAACTAAGGAGTGCAGCGAGTGCGGATTTAAAGTTGATTAAATTAAAATTAGATTCCCTATTTTAATTGACAAGGTGTTCATTGTTAATTTTAAAAAGAGCTTGCATCAAAATTATGGCATTAAGTAATAAAAAAGTATTTTGAAATTACTGAAATGTATATGAAAAATTAAAAATAAGTAGTTTAGGAGAATTAACTCCTAACATTTAAATTCAACCCGACACCATCACCAACTCGCCAGTGGTTGGGTCTTCATAGACTTTACCGACTTCATTGTATCCACTGTCTTCGAGTCCCCCGGCATCAGTGTAGTTTTGAGTGAATGTATCCGCTGTTGAAACATCCTGAGTGGACTGGCTTTGAGTAATCATGTCAGGATTAGCAGATAATGCCATGATTGCAAAAATTAAAAAGCCTAAAGCAAGCACAAGCATTGCATCTGAAAGGTTGTTCAATCCGCTCATTGGATCATCATCTATGGATTCTGAAATCCTCCTTCTTTTTCTAAGCATCAAATCACCATCTGTTTATAGTTTCAAGTTCCGCTTCAGCAACAGTCTCAACATCAATCAGCTCTGACTCATACCATTGCTTCTTATATTTGGAAATCAAATATGAAAGAGCCCCAATGGTCAAACCTGTCACGGTTGTATCGAATGCAATTGTAAGAGATTGAGCAAGGGTTGCGATGTCTCCAGTTCCAAGCGCTGCAAGACCCGGACCTAATGGAATCAATGTACCTAAAAGACCAAGACTTGGACCTACACGAACCAGTATGTCAGTTTTGTTTGTCTTTTTTATTAATCTTGTTTCATTAGCTGAAATCAATTCGCTAGCCAATGCCTTTCTTGCATCAGGACCTATATCATAATTATCCGCAATCCTGATTAAAACTTCTTTTTGATAATCAAACAAATCGCTATCATTAATTTCTTTTTTCATCTGTTCTACATTGTTTGAAAATGAAACACGCCTTACCAAATCCTCTAAATCCTTAGATTGTATTGGTTTTCTTGAAATACGTTCATTAATCAATCCTCCAAATGCCAATATAACAATGACAATCGAAATGACAAGCAACACTATGACTGGTGTCAACAGGCTTTCTGAGAGTATGTGAATTAATGAAGTTAATGTTTCAGTTCCCTGAATTATCATGAATTTCCCCCATTAAAATCATTTATAAGCACACCAATGACCAAGACAACAATAATAGCTATAATAACGTAAATCAACTGATATGTAGGAGTCAATATTAAAAAAGGAGTGAACATCTTGTAGTCAAGAACCCTTGTGGAATCATATGTCAAACCGAATATGAAAATCAATATTGAGTATAAACACATATATTCCATGATTATTACAGAATATCGTCTTTTTGCATGGTGCAATAATTTTGAAAGTTGATAGACAACAAATAATATAATAAATACCAATAAAGAATATAAAATCATCTCAAAAATGCTTAGATTCGCTTGGGAAGAGAATAAGATTGTTGAGATTAAAAATATCGCTATGATTATATATAATGGTCGCTTTAAATTATCCTTTTTTGAGCAATATAACATCAATATTACAATTACTGCAAAAATCAAGAAAAATAAATAGCTAAAATAATCAATCAAAAATGACAATGGACCATTTAGATAAATCGAGACATTTATTAAAGCGAAAGTTATAATTGAAGATGCAAGAGATATTGCAATTAATCTTAGGTTATCCATTTTATTATTTCCTAAAAGTAAAGCAATATTGCCCGTAAACAATACCAATAGTACCAGCAAATATCCTCCAATTAAATCCATTATAAAAACCCTATAT contains:
- a CDS encoding DUF2149 domain-containing protein; translation: MLRKRRRISESIDDDPMSGLNNLSDAMLVLALGFLIFAIMALSANPDMITQSQSTQDVSTADTFTQNYTDAGGLEDSGYNEVGKVYEDPTTGELVMVSG
- a CDS encoding MotA/TolQ/ExbB proton channel family protein produces the protein MIIQGTETLTSLIHILSESLLTPVIVLLVISIVIVILAFGGLINERISRKPIQSKDLEDLVRRVSFSNNVEQMKKEINDSDLFDYQKEVLIRIADNYDIGPDARKALASELISANETRLIKKTNKTDILVRVGPSLGLLGTLIPLGPGLAALGTGDIATLAQSLTIAFDTTVTGLTIGALSYLISKYKKQWYESELIDVETVAEAELETINRW
- a CDS encoding peptide ABC transporter permease, translating into MDLIGGYLLVLLVLFTGNIALLLGNNKMDNLRLIAISLASSIITFALINVSIYLNGPLSFLIDYFSYLFFLIFAVIVILMLYCSKKDNLKRPLYIIIAIFLISTILFSSQANLSIFEMILYSLLVFIILFVVYQLSKLLHHAKRRYSVIIMEYMCLYSILIFIFGLTYDSTRVLDYKMFTPFLILTPTYQLIYVIIAIIVVLVIGVLINDFNGGNS
- a CDS encoding DUF3795 domain-containing protein; this translates as MKMPDEIDSKLLAPCGINCISCERYQNPCAGCLISDDGKSKASLKCKIKSCFDSKNFSYCGRCSEFPCPLMKKHSKKYLKRHNLNTLDSAKRIKTTGIGRMMAQDRERWSCPKCGGVVKFQTKECSECGFKVD